Within Topomyia yanbarensis strain Yona2022 chromosome 2, ASM3024719v1, whole genome shotgun sequence, the genomic segment AACAGGAAAGACTAGATACGCTAATCAGTTTCGGTATGGCGGCGCAGAATTTTTGTGATCATCTGGAAGCCGGGAGGCATGAAGCGCATCTCAACAATCCGATGCTACTGTTCGAGTTGGTAGAGAAGCTTCCAGCACATATGAAACTGGACTGGTCGCTATACAAGCAGCGCTGCGGGGAAGTGAACCTGCGTTCTTTCTCGCAGTATATGCAGACGCTGGTACGAGCGGCATCCGACATGACCGTGAACTACGATCCTAGGCCGCAACCTGTACAGCAGCAGCGAATAGTGAAGGAAAAGAACGGAAAGGACAAAAACTTCTGCGGAACTCACTCAATGGAGGATTCTTCTTTGATGGCGACGACCAAAGAAGCAGCTGGCGTTACGACGCTCTCATCAAGCTCAGcgtgtttcatttgcaaaaaccCGGGGCATCGGGTAAAAGACTGCTCAGAGTTCGACAAGAAAACGGTCGATGAACGCTGGGAGACAATACAGAAACTCGGCTTGTGTCGGCTCTGTCTTGGAGCACACGGAAGGCGCCCCTGCAAGAATCGCAAGCAATGCGATATCGACGGATGTCAACGGCGACACCACCCCTTGCTGCACTCCAAACGGGACATAAATGAAGCCCAGCAGGTCAGGGAAAACAGAAAGATGCCAGGAAATTGCTGTAAGAAGTTTGGGAACGACGTAAATTCGGCGAAGAATGGGTCCAGGCAAGAATCGAGTGAAGCTAGGCTAAGTAGTTCCAAAGCTGTCACCAACCATCATTTCGCTGGGAAGACTACGCTTTTTCGTATTATTCCAGTGACTTTGTATGGGAACAATCGATCTGTGTCCGTGTACGCTTTCTTGGACGACGGCTCGGAGAGAACGCTGATTGACGAAGAGTTGGTAAATGACCTTGGGGTTGTAGGAGATCCGCAACCATTGTGCTTGCAGTGGACGGCGAACGTGAAGAGGTCAGAAGCTAATTCTCAACGGGTCGCATTGGAAAGAGCAGGACGGTCAGGggcatccaaacattctttgtcGGACGTGCGCACTGTAAGCAAGCTGGACTTACCACGACATTCCTTGCGGTACGCGGAACTCGCAGAAACATTTCCGTACCTAAAGGGCCTACCCATCGATGATTACGATCAAGCGGTACCTCGCATCCTCATCGGAAACGACAACGCTCACGTTACATCGACACTCAAGCTACGAGATGGCCGACCGGGAGAGCCGATAGCAGCAAAATCACGTTTAGGATGGACGGTTTACGGATCCAACCAGGACAAGTCAGGGGATATCGTTCATAGTTTCCACATATGCGAGTGCCAGGAGGCCGAGAAGACCCTACATGAGCTCGTGGAGAAGTTTTTCTCAGTCGAGAGTCTGGGTATAATGGAAGTCGCCCATCCTGAGTCCGCGGAAACTCAACGAGCAAATCGGATCCTGATGGAAACTACTAAGCGGGTTGGACAGCGATTCGAAACTGGGCTTCTCTGGAAGTACGATAGCTTCGAGTTCCCGGACAGCTACCAGATGGCGGTTCGACGACTGCAGTGTTTGGAAAGGCGTATGCAGAAGGATTTACTCATCGGCGAAAGTGTGAGGAGACAGCTTTCTGAGTATCAAGCGAAAGGGTACATACACAAAGCGACCCGGAAGGAGCTCGATGATTCAGATCCACGGCGTACGTGGTACTTACCTTTAGGAGTGGTCATCAATCCCAAGAAGCCGTCCAAGGTTCGTATCTTCTGCGATGCAGCGGCCAAAGTGGATGGAGTCGCACTCAACACGATGCTGTTGAAAGTGCCGGATCTGCTAAATACGTTGCTCAATGTTCTATACGGATTCCGGGAGAAACGGGTCGCTCTGTGCGCGGATTTGAAGGAGATGTTTCACCAGATTCAGATTCGACGAGAAGATCGACATGCGCAACGACTGCTTTGGCGAGATGATCCAACACAAGCCCCCGATGTGTATTTGATGGACGTCGCAACGTTTGGTGCAACGTGTTCACCGTGTTCGGCACAATTCGTGAAGAATTTGAACGCTAAGGAGCATTCAAGACAGTATCCAGTTGCAGCCGACGCAATTATCCGGAAGCACTACGTGGATGACTACTTGGACAGCCCTGACGACGTTGACGAAGCGGTGAAGCTGGCACATGAAGTCAAACTGGTCCACTCTCTCGGCGAATTCCATCTGCGGAACTGGCTTTCAAATTCCACCGAGGTTCTCGCACGGGTCGGGGAGAGAGACCCAGTCACAGAAAAGTGTCTCCAGCTGCACAAGAACAGCTCAACCGAACGCGTGCTCGGGATGTACTGGAAGCCGGTCGACGATGTCTTCACGTTTACAACGACGCTAGCGGTG encodes:
- the LOC131679637 gene encoding uncharacterized protein LOC131679637 codes for the protein MAAQNFCDHLEAGRHEAHLNNPMLLFELVEKLPAHMKLDWSLYKQRCGEVNLRSFSQYMQTLVRAASDMTVNYDPRPQPVQQQRIVKEKNGKDKNFCGTHSMEDSSLMATTKEAAGVTTLSSSSACFICKNPGHRVKDCSEFDKKTVDERWETIQKLGLCRLCLGAHGRRPCKNRKQCDIDGCQRRHHPLLHSKRDINEAQQVRENRKMPGNCCKKFGNDVNSAKNGSRQESSEARLSSSKAVTNHHFAGKTTLFRIIPVTLYGNNRSVSVYAFLDDGSERTLIDEELVNDLGVVGDPQPLCLQWTANVKRSEANSQRVALERAGRSGASKHSLSDVRTVSKLDLPRHSLRYAELAETFPYLKGLPIDDYDQAVPRILIGNDNAHVTSTLKLRDGRPGEPIAAKSRLGWTVYGSNQDKSGDIVHSFHICECQEAEKTLHELVEKFFSVESLGIMEVAHPESAETQRANRILMETTKRVGQRFETGLLWKYDSFEFPDSYQMAVRRLQCLERRMQKDLLIGESVRRQLSEYQAKGYIHKATRKELDDSDPRRTWYLPLGVVINPKKPSKVRIFCDAAAKVDGVALNTMLLKVPDLLNTLLNVLYGFREKRVALCADLKEMFHQIQIRREDRHAQRLLWRDDPTQAPDVYLMDVATFGATCSPCSAQFVKNLNAKEHSRQYPVAADAIIRKHYVDDYLDSPDDVDEAVKLAHEVKLVHSLGEFHLRNWLSNSTEVLARVGERDPVTEKCLQLHKNSSTERVLGMYWKPVDDVFTFTTTLAVGAEHPT